From the Deinococcus gobiensis I-0 genome, the window GTCTTGCCGACCACATATTCCTTCTGGCGCTCCTTGGTCGCGGTGGCGAGGTCCTCGTAGCTGCCCTTGACGTTCTCGGCCACGTCCTGGTACGCGCCCGAGATGCTCGCGCCCGCCGAACTCAGCGCGCCGCGCAGGCCGCCCGGCTCGCTCTCCTCCATCGCGGAGGCCACGCTGTCGGGCACGATGGCCGCGTCGTGGCCGATCTGGACCTGTTCGGGCGCGGGCACGAAGGTCCGGCCACTGCTCAGGTCGGAGAACAGCCCGCCCGTCGCCTCGTAGCCCTCGACCCGGCCGGTGTGCTCGTCGAAGAACACGTCGGCGATGCGGCCCAGGTTGCGCCCGTCGCTGGTGAGCAGCGTCATGCCGATGAGGCTGACCTTGCTGTTCAGCGCTTCTTTCAGGCGGCCGTCCTCACGCGTGGTCGTCACGTCGTCGGGGCCACCGATCATGACGGCGTCCTCGCCGATGCTGCGCACGCGCTCGAAGGGCACCGCCTTGGCCGCGCTGAACCAGCCGCCCTCGTCCACGAGCAGGGCCAGCACCTGATTGCCCTGGGGATCGAAGACCACGTCGTGCACCTTTTCGATGCGCTCACCGGTGCTCACGGCGATGATGTTGCGTCCGAGAATGTCTTTGCCTTTGATCATGGTGTACCTCCGAAAAATGGCCGCAGCGGTCGGCTGCTCGGCGCGGTCGGGTCTGGGAATGGCCCTTTCAGAACAACGGGCGCAGGAAAGGCTGAGATGAAAGCGGGAGGGACCTGCCGGGGCCGGCGCGGCGGCCGAACTTGACGGCGGGTCAGTGCGGAACCTACCGCTCTCATCTTATGGAGGCGGCCCGAACGGCAGTTTTGCCGCCTCTTGACTGAACCTTGGCCCAACCTTGAGCCGGACGGGGCGCTAGCCTGGGGGGTGATGACTGCCTCTTCCCTGCCCGGCCTGCGCTCAGGTGGCCCTGCCCCGGCGGCCTCCGAACGGCCGCTGGCCGACCTCGCCCTGACCGTCCTCGTCGGCGTGACCGGCGTGGGCAAAAGCACCGCGTTGGGGGCGCTGCACGCCGCGCGTCCCGGCCTGAAGGTGCTGCCCGACCGGCGCGAGGTCACCGACGCCGTGATGATCCTGCCGCTCGCGGGCCGCCCCGTGACCGACCGCGAGGAACGTTTTGCCCTGACCGCCCGCTACCGCGAGGCCAACCCCGGCGGCATGGCGCAGGCGCTCGGCTCGCTGCTGGCCGACACCGGGGTCTGGGGGCCGTCGCCCGTGTTCGACGGCCTGCGCGGGCTGGACGAGGTGCGCTACGCCGCCGAGGCCTTTGCGGCGTGGCGCTTCGTGGCGCTGGGGGCGCCCGACGCAGTGCGGGTGCGCCGGCTGCTGGGCCGCGCCGACCGTTTCGATCAGGTGCGCGCCGGGGAGGGCGGGGACGATCTCCGTGCCGCCCTGGGCGACCTGCGCGGCGTAGAGGCTGTATTCGGCGCCGCCGAGCTGGACGCCCTGGCCGCGCTGGAGCAGGAGGGCCACGCCGCGCCCGACATCCTCGCCAAGACGAAGATCGTGGTGAGCGAGCGGCGCAGCTACGACCCCGCCGCCGCCGAAGACTTCCTGCGGACCCTGCCCCCCGCGCGGGCGCTCGTGCTCGACACGGTGGCCCTGAGCCCGGAGGCGGTCGCGCGGGCCGTGCAGGCGTGGGCCGGGGAGGCGGGCCGATGAGCGGCGCGGCCGTACAGAAGGTCGAGGCGATTCCCTACCGCCTCCCGCTGACCTCCGCCCTGGCCTGGGGGGCGCACTCGGCCCTGAGCGCCGCCGAACATGTGCTGGTGCGCGTGACCCTCTCGGACGGCAGCGTGGGCGTGGCCGAGGCGACGCCGCGCCCGACCATCTACGGCGAGACGCCCGCGAGCGTCGGGGCGATCCTGGCGCACCTCGCCCCCGGCCTGACGGGGCTGGACATCGGCGACGAGGCCGGACTGAACCGCGTGCGCAACAGCGTGGCGAACAACCACACGGCGCGCGGCGCGCTGGACATGGCCCTGTGGGACGCCCGCGCCCGCAGCCGGGGCCAGAGCCTGTTCGATACGCTGCTGGGGCCGAACACGCGGGTGCGCGTGAGCTTCATCCTGGGCATCGACACCCCAGGCGGCATGCTCGCGGAGGCCGCGCGGGTGGTCGGAGCGGGTGTGCGCTGCCTGAAGGTCAAGGTGGGCCGCGACCACGCCCGCGACCTGGAGGTGATCCGCGAGCTGCGGCGCACCTACGGGGGCGACGTGCTGCTGTACGCCGACAGCAACGAGACCCTGAGCGCCGAGACGGCTCCCGCCGCCCTGGACGCCATGCGGGAAGCGGGCCTGATGTACGTCGAGGAACCGCTGCCCGCCCGGCAACTGCGCGGGCGCGCGGCCCTGCACGCGGCCGGGCACCTGCCTATCGTGGCTGACGACTCGTGTTTCACGCCCGCCGACCTGACGCGCGAACTGGATTTCGATACCTTCGACGTGCTGAACGTCAAGACGGCCCGCAACGGCTTTACCGACGGCCTCGCCATGCTGCGCGCCGCCGCCGCACATGGCAAGCGGGGCATGGTCGGCTCGCAGGCCAGCACCGGCCTGGGTACCCTGCACGCGGCCCTGCTGAGCACACAGCCCGAAGTTACAGAGCCCTGCGAGCTGAGCTTC encodes:
- a CDS encoding ATPase, translated to MTASSLPGLRSGGPAPAASERPLADLALTVLVGVTGVGKSTALGALHAARPGLKVLPDRREVTDAVMILPLAGRPVTDREERFALTARYREANPGGMAQALGSLLADTGVWGPSPVFDGLRGLDEVRYAAEAFAAWRFVALGAPDAVRVRRLLGRADRFDQVRAGEGGDDLRAALGDLRGVEAVFGAAELDALAALEQEGHAAPDILAKTKIVVSERRSYDPAAAEDFLRTLPPARALVLDTVALSPEAVARAVQAWAGEAGR
- a CDS encoding enolase C-terminal domain-like protein produces the protein MSGAAVQKVEAIPYRLPLTSALAWGAHSALSAAEHVLVRVTLSDGSVGVAEATPRPTIYGETPASVGAILAHLAPGLTGLDIGDEAGLNRVRNSVANNHTARGALDMALWDARARSRGQSLFDTLLGPNTRVRVSFILGIDTPGGMLAEAARVVGAGVRCLKVKVGRDHARDLEVIRELRRTYGGDVLLYADSNETLSAETAPAALDAMREAGLMYVEEPLPARQLRGRAALHAAGHLPIVADDSCFTPADLTRELDFDTFDVLNVKTARNGFTDGLAMLRAAAAHGKRGMVGSQASTGLGTLHAALLSTQPEVTEPCELSFVLKLQDDLLSQPITFRDGWLDVAALRDHALDEEKLRRYAL